Proteins encoded by one window of Chrysiogenes arsenatis DSM 11915:
- a CDS encoding ABC transporter ATP-binding protein, translated as MIHIRNLQKSFGEKHVLRGINLDIPAGKITVVIGGSGSGKSVFLKHLLGLIKPDSGSITVDGIELTGLRGRELVEFRKRFGMLFQEAALFDSLSVAENIAFPMVEHTPWNVAERKRRVREKLDMVGLGEIEHQFPAELSGGMRKRVGLARAIAIDPKIILYDEPTTGLDPIMSHQVNALIRETNDRLGLTSVVISHDIRGALRIADQLVMLHFGAILQAGTPAEILASENETIQEFLRYDVRGDHEV; from the coding sequence TTGATTCACATTCGCAATCTTCAGAAATCATTTGGCGAAAAACACGTGCTGCGGGGCATTAACCTTGATATTCCTGCCGGAAAAATCACGGTGGTGATCGGCGGTTCCGGCTCGGGGAAGTCGGTATTTCTCAAACATCTGCTTGGCTTAATTAAGCCTGATAGCGGGAGTATAACCGTCGATGGGATAGAGTTGACGGGATTGCGCGGTCGCGAATTGGTTGAGTTCCGCAAGCGTTTTGGGATGCTTTTTCAGGAAGCGGCACTTTTCGATTCCCTGAGCGTGGCCGAAAATATTGCCTTTCCGATGGTGGAACATACCCCATGGAATGTGGCCGAACGGAAGCGGCGTGTTCGTGAAAAACTTGATATGGTTGGGTTAGGAGAGATAGAACATCAATTTCCGGCGGAGCTTTCTGGGGGCATGCGCAAACGGGTCGGTTTAGCGCGAGCCATCGCAATTGACCCGAAGATTATCCTCTATGATGAACCAACGACTGGGCTTGATCCTATTATGAGCCATCAGGTGAATGCGCTGATCAGGGAGACCAATGATCGACTGGGCTTGACTTCGGTAGTGATCTCGCATGATATTCGCGGGGCACTACGAATTGCAGATCAATTGGTTATGTTGCATTTTGGAGCGATACTCCAGGCGGGAACGCCTGCGGAAATATTAGCATCGGAGAATGAAACGATTCAGGAGTTTCTGCGCTACGATGTAAGGGGGGATCATGAGGTTTAA
- a CDS encoding MlaE family ABC transporter permease — protein MGKLLESLGTQGYRTAYLSGVIFFTFWNAMLWLFRPPFRYREFIRQFEFIGFGSLFVVILTGTFTGMVLALQLYIGFSKFHAEYLVGAVAAISITRELGPVLSALMITARAGSAMAAELGTMKVTEQVDALESMAVEPIQYLVTPRIVAAFLMFPLLTIVADFMGILGSYVVGVHLLGINPVVYMDKMVALVEISDITSGLVKAAVFGVIVSSVSCGIGLQTSQGAVGVGRSTTSAVVLSSTLILVADYLLTALMF, from the coding sequence ATGGGTAAACTTCTCGAATCGTTGGGAACGCAAGGATATCGCACGGCGTATCTTTCCGGAGTAATCTTTTTTACTTTCTGGAACGCCATGCTGTGGTTGTTCCGTCCACCGTTCCGCTACCGGGAATTTATACGCCAGTTTGAGTTCATTGGTTTTGGCTCGCTGTTTGTGGTGATCCTGACGGGGACTTTCACCGGAATGGTGTTGGCACTTCAGCTCTATATTGGCTTTAGTAAATTTCATGCCGAATATCTGGTTGGGGCGGTCGCCGCTATTTCGATTACGCGTGAGTTAGGGCCAGTGTTGAGCGCTCTGATGATCACTGCCCGTGCTGGGAGTGCCATGGCCGCCGAGCTCGGGACGATGAAGGTAACGGAGCAAGTTGACGCGCTGGAGTCGATGGCGGTGGAGCCGATTCAGTACCTTGTGACGCCACGAATTGTTGCGGCATTTTTGATGTTTCCGTTGCTGACGATTGTGGCTGATTTCATGGGGATTCTTGGCAGTTATGTGGTCGGGGTGCATCTGCTCGGCATCAATCCCGTTGTGTATATGGATAAAATGGTGGCGCTCGTTGAGATAAGCGATATCACCAGCGGTCTGGTGAAAGCGGCGGTGTTTGGCGTCATTGTCAGTTCGGTAAGTTGCGGCATCGGGCTGCAAACTTCGCAAGGGGCAGTGGGTGTTGGGCGTTCGACGACGTCTGCGGTGGTGCTTTCGTCAACGCTGATTTTGGTGGCAGACTATCTACTCACGGCTCTGATGTTTTAG